A single Anatilimnocola floriformis DNA region contains:
- a CDS encoding GAF domain-containing protein gives MSQVNSDTIEKTKQQIRGLVGEIQQLSKSDLTDEEYYSAFLQRVIQALAAIGGAIWILGEGKKPKLAYQVNISPTLLETESDDASKHGKLLEYIANTNQGQLIPPLSSAGDERLGGNPTRQLMVVHPLGHDGIVEGLIEIFQRPDAQPATQKGYLRFLQQMCEVASEWFKNRKLGQLTDKHSLWADADQFSRGVHESLDLRETCYTIVNEGRRLLGVDRVSVAIKRAGRCEVEAVSGQDTVDNRSNVMTMLGKLASRVAASGEPLWYMGSTEDMPPQIEEALEEYVDHSYTKSLCVLPLRKPQMVDTGRTTVTGADTQQLGEIIGVLIVEQIESEIPREVLDPKLDLVFEHSARALANSIEYNTLFLMPVWRAIGHSQVMVQARNLPRTLTIGGGILAVLIALCVVPWGFDMSATGAVQPIDPVVVFVPERTVVNNVNVGNNQIVKAGDVLVQLRSDELELETKRVEGELGAKREQLNAIRQRLTDTSRSTPQDRARDSADVNSVREEIASLESQQALLRHRQDKLTVVAPKDGKVITWDVRRQLENRPVETGQVLMTLAPAETKWEIELFMPERRVNHIIRRQEQLRAKGLPTNLPVSFVLMTQPGTQYHGEVQEIHWTAEPHEQQGHMVRIRVATKDDLSLTARPGASVKANVNCGTTVLGWAKLHEAWEWLQANVFFM, from the coding sequence ATGTCACAAGTGAACTCTGACACCATCGAAAAAACCAAGCAGCAGATCCGCGGCTTGGTGGGTGAAATTCAGCAGCTGTCGAAGAGCGACCTGACGGACGAGGAGTATTACTCAGCGTTCCTGCAGCGGGTCATTCAAGCGTTGGCTGCCATCGGCGGCGCTATCTGGATTCTCGGCGAAGGGAAAAAGCCGAAGCTGGCCTATCAGGTCAACATCAGCCCTACGCTGCTCGAAACCGAAAGCGACGACGCCAGCAAGCACGGCAAGTTGCTCGAATACATCGCCAACACCAACCAAGGTCAGCTCATTCCGCCGCTATCGAGCGCCGGCGATGAACGCCTCGGCGGCAATCCCACGCGGCAGCTGATGGTGGTTCATCCGCTGGGTCACGACGGCATCGTCGAAGGGCTCATCGAAATCTTCCAACGGCCCGATGCTCAGCCAGCCACGCAGAAGGGTTACCTCCGCTTCCTGCAGCAGATGTGCGAAGTGGCTTCCGAGTGGTTCAAGAACCGCAAGCTCGGTCAGCTCACCGACAAACACTCGTTGTGGGCCGATGCCGATCAGTTCAGCCGTGGCGTGCATGAATCGCTCGACCTGCGCGAGACCTGCTACACCATCGTCAACGAAGGTCGCCGGCTCCTGGGCGTCGACCGCGTCAGCGTCGCCATCAAGCGGGCTGGCCGCTGCGAAGTGGAAGCCGTCAGCGGACAAGACACCGTCGACAACCGCTCGAACGTAATGACGATGCTCGGCAAGTTGGCGAGTCGCGTCGCTGCGTCGGGCGAACCGCTGTGGTACATGGGCTCGACCGAGGACATGCCGCCGCAGATCGAGGAAGCTCTCGAAGAATACGTCGACCACTCCTACACCAAGTCACTCTGCGTCCTGCCCCTCCGCAAGCCGCAAATGGTTGACACCGGCCGCACGACCGTGACCGGCGCCGACACGCAACAGCTGGGCGAAATCATCGGCGTGCTGATCGTCGAGCAAATCGAAAGCGAAATTCCCCGCGAAGTTCTCGATCCCAAGCTCGACCTGGTCTTCGAGCACAGTGCTCGCGCCCTGGCGAACTCGATCGAATACAACACGCTGTTCCTGATGCCTGTCTGGCGCGCGATCGGCCATTCGCAGGTGATGGTGCAAGCTCGCAACTTGCCGCGCACGCTCACCATCGGCGGCGGCATTCTGGCCGTGCTCATCGCGCTCTGCGTGGTTCCGTGGGGCTTCGATATGTCCGCCACAGGCGCTGTGCAGCCCATCGATCCAGTGGTTGTGTTCGTGCCGGAACGGACGGTGGTCAATAACGTCAATGTCGGCAACAACCAGATCGTCAAAGCGGGCGACGTGCTGGTGCAGCTCCGCAGTGACGAACTGGAATTGGAAACAAAGCGAGTCGAAGGCGAACTCGGCGCCAAACGCGAACAGCTCAATGCCATTCGCCAACGCTTGACCGATACGAGCCGCAGCACACCCCAAGACCGAGCCCGTGATTCCGCCGACGTGAACTCGGTGCGTGAAGAAATTGCGAGCCTCGAATCGCAACAAGCTTTGCTCCGTCACCGGCAGGACAAGTTGACCGTGGTTGCTCCCAAAGATGGCAAGGTCATCACTTGGGATGTTCGCCGCCAACTCGAAAATCGACCTGTCGAAACCGGACAAGTCCTCATGACGCTCGCTCCCGCCGAAACGAAGTGGGAAATCGAGCTCTTCATGCCCGAACGCCGCGTGAACCACATCATCCGCCGGCAAGAACAACTCCGGGCCAAGGGCCTGCCCACGAATCTGCCCGTCAGCTTCGTCCTCATGACGCAGCCTGGCACGCAGTACCACGGCGAGGTACAGGAAATTCACTGGACCGCCGAACCGCACGAACAACAAGGTCACATGGTTCGCATTCGCGTGGCCACCAAGGACGACCTGAGCTTGACCGCTCGCCCGGGTGCCAGCGTGAAAGCCAACGTCAACTGCGGCACGACCGTTCTCGGTTGGGCCAAGCTGCACGAAGCCTGGGAATGGCTGCAAGCCAACGTCTTCTTCATGTAG
- the mdh gene encoding malate dehydrogenase, with protein sequence MRRAKITIVGAGNVGATCAHWCAAAELGDIVLLDIPQAGDMPKGKALDLMQSSPVVGFDSKIIGTSDYADSANSDVVVITAGIPRKPGMSRDDLLATNAKIVGLVAEQVKATSPNAIVIVVSNPLDAMVQRALQVTGFPPNRVFGQAGVLDTARYRTFLAMELGVSVEDVSALLMGGHGDTMVPMPSCTSVGGIPIRRLLAEDKLQAIVQRARDGGAEIVGLLKTGSAYYAPAAATAQMVEAIVKDKKRIIPVAAYCDKEYGVGGFYVGVPAIVGDKGVEKIIELDLDPEEKKAFDHSVAAVKSLVGTMNELMSKAS encoded by the coding sequence ATGCGTCGCGCGAAGATCACCATTGTCGGTGCGGGAAATGTGGGAGCCACTTGTGCTCACTGGTGTGCCGCGGCGGAACTCGGCGACATTGTCCTGCTCGACATTCCCCAAGCCGGCGACATGCCGAAGGGAAAAGCGCTCGACCTGATGCAATCGTCGCCGGTCGTCGGTTTCGACTCGAAGATCATCGGCACCAGCGACTACGCCGATTCGGCGAACAGCGACGTGGTGGTGATCACGGCTGGCATTCCGCGCAAGCCGGGCATGAGCCGCGACGATCTTTTGGCCACGAATGCGAAGATCGTCGGTCTCGTCGCCGAACAAGTGAAAGCGACCAGCCCCAACGCCATCGTCATCGTCGTTAGCAACCCGCTCGACGCCATGGTTCAACGGGCCCTGCAAGTGACCGGCTTCCCGCCGAACCGCGTGTTCGGCCAGGCCGGCGTGCTCGATACGGCCCGCTATCGCACCTTCCTCGCCATGGAACTGGGCGTGAGCGTGGAAGACGTCTCGGCGCTCCTCATGGGTGGTCACGGCGACACGATGGTTCCCATGCCGAGCTGCACCAGCGTCGGCGGCATTCCAATTCGTCGTCTGCTGGCCGAAGACAAGCTGCAAGCGATTGTGCAGCGTGCTCGCGACGGCGGCGCCGAAATCGTCGGCTTGCTGAAGACCGGCAGCGCTTACTACGCTCCGGCCGCTGCGACCGCTCAAATGGTCGAAGCCATTGTCAAAGACAAGAAGCGGATCATTCCGGTCGCTGCCTACTGCGATAAGGAATACGGCGTCGGCGGTTTCTACGTCGGTGTGCCGGCAATTGTCGGCGACAAGGGTGTCGAGAAGATCATCGAACTCGATCTCGATCCGGAAGAAAAGAAAGCCTTCGATCACAGCGTGGCCGCCGTTAAGTCGCTCGTCGGCACGATGAACGAACTGATGAGCAAGGCTTCCTAG
- a CDS encoding preprotein translocase subunit SecA, with protein MTTPTAVNGIPQGWQAQVLSWIGGPIKRRLAQWGGQLQQINAFEPILAAEDNRDLRKRSLALRYRAKSGESLGSLVPEGYALVREAAKRAISQRHYDVQMIGGMALFYGCIAEMETGEGKTLTATLPTYLHALIGKGSHVATVNDYLAERDAGIMKPVYEMLGFSTGVILTPDNQDTRRKNYACDITYGTAKEFGFDFLRDRLLLRRMGMAQANLLNQLTSARMEPGGEMPVQREHHFCLVDEADSILIDDARTPLIIGSLGDKAIERIVTLYRWSADVVTSFREDEHYEYEHDEKKIELTTEGRQLVRSLPKPEILRGVGLIDLYQYVERAIKVDRDFLLDRQYVVKEGEIVIVDENTGRLAEGRKWRDGIHQAIEAKEKIEVSVPTGQAARITVQDLFLRYKHIAGMTGTARSASNEFKKVYKMRVIPVPTNRPVQRKHLPDRVYGTSDLKWKAIAEDVREQYLKGRPVLVGTRSIDKSVLLAKLLTDKGIPHQILNAHEVALEAEIVAKAGEPGKVTVATNMAGRGTDIKLTPDVKAAGGLHVICTELHDSARIDRQLMGRCGRQGDPGTVQQYMSLDDDVLRTGFGPATAEKMIALGEKDSANPQKYLRLLQRAQQKVERRHLRDRFVLLYHEKERKKMQQEMGQDPYLDTPD; from the coding sequence ATGACCACGCCGACTGCCGTCAATGGAATTCCGCAAGGCTGGCAGGCACAGGTCCTTTCTTGGATTGGCGGGCCTATCAAGCGCCGGCTCGCCCAGTGGGGCGGACAGTTACAGCAGATCAACGCCTTTGAACCGATCCTGGCCGCGGAAGATAACCGCGACCTGCGCAAGCGGAGCCTGGCGCTTCGCTATCGCGCCAAATCGGGCGAGTCACTTGGTAGCCTGGTTCCCGAAGGTTATGCACTCGTCCGCGAAGCGGCCAAGCGCGCGATTTCGCAGCGCCATTACGATGTGCAAATGATCGGCGGCATGGCCCTGTTCTACGGCTGCATTGCCGAAATGGAAACGGGCGAAGGAAAAACGCTCACCGCAACGCTCCCCACTTATTTGCATGCCCTGATCGGCAAGGGATCGCACGTTGCCACAGTCAACGATTACCTTGCCGAGCGCGATGCCGGGATCATGAAGCCCGTGTACGAAATGCTGGGCTTTTCCACCGGTGTGATCCTCACGCCTGACAACCAAGACACGCGGCGGAAGAACTACGCCTGCGACATCACTTACGGCACGGCCAAGGAATTTGGCTTCGACTTTCTCCGCGACCGCTTGCTGCTGCGGCGGATGGGCATGGCCCAGGCCAATCTGCTGAATCAACTCACCTCAGCCCGCATGGAACCCGGCGGCGAAATGCCGGTGCAGCGCGAGCATCACTTCTGTCTGGTCGACGAAGCCGACAGCATCTTGATCGACGATGCTCGTACGCCCTTGATCATTGGCTCGCTGGGCGACAAAGCCATCGAGCGAATCGTCACGCTCTATCGCTGGTCGGCTGATGTCGTCACCAGTTTCCGCGAAGACGAACACTACGAATACGAGCACGACGAAAAGAAGATCGAGCTCACGACCGAAGGTCGGCAACTCGTTCGTTCACTTCCCAAGCCGGAGATTCTCCGCGGCGTGGGCTTGATCGATTTGTATCAATATGTGGAACGGGCCATCAAAGTCGATCGCGATTTTCTTCTCGACCGCCAGTACGTGGTGAAAGAAGGCGAAATCGTCATCGTCGACGAAAACACTGGCCGTTTGGCCGAAGGGCGTAAGTGGCGTGACGGCATTCACCAGGCCATCGAAGCCAAAGAGAAGATCGAAGTCAGCGTCCCGACCGGCCAGGCGGCGCGGATCACGGTGCAGGATCTCTTCCTCCGCTACAAGCACATCGCCGGCATGACGGGTACAGCCCGTTCGGCGTCGAACGAGTTCAAGAAGGTCTACAAGATGCGGGTCATTCCCGTACCGACCAATCGCCCGGTGCAGCGCAAGCATCTTCCCGACCGCGTGTATGGAACTTCCGATCTCAAGTGGAAAGCCATCGCCGAAGACGTCCGCGAACAGTACCTGAAAGGCCGCCCCGTGCTGGTCGGCACGCGCTCGATCGACAAGTCGGTGCTCCTCGCGAAGTTGCTCACCGACAAAGGCATTCCTCATCAGATTCTGAACGCCCACGAAGTGGCGCTCGAAGCTGAAATCGTGGCCAAAGCGGGCGAGCCCGGCAAAGTGACGGTCGCTACGAACATGGCCGGCCGCGGTACCGACATCAAACTCACTCCCGACGTCAAAGCCGCCGGCGGCTTGCATGTGATCTGCACCGAGTTGCACGACTCGGCGCGCATCGATCGCCAGCTGATGGGCCGCTGCGGCCGCCAAGGGGACCCCGGCACCGTTCAACAATACATGTCGCTCGACGACGACGTTCTCCGCACCGGCTTCGGCCCGGCGACCGCCGAAAAGATGATCGCCCTCGGCGAAAAAGATTCTGCCAACCCGCAGAAATACCTCCGCCTGTTGCAGCGCGCTCAGCAGAAAGTGGAACGTCGTCACCTGCGCGATCGCTTCGTGCTCCTCTACCACGAGAAAGAACGAAAGAAGATGCAGCAGGAAATGGGACAGGACCCCTACTTGGATACACCGGACTAA
- a CDS encoding BBP7 family outer membrane beta-barrel protein — protein sequence MKTNLRLVGACLALLLLTATQVPAQEVRQAMADTFDVLRQATWWNDWDGSFNEAPAEDNWCGEDGCGCCNECKPIDAWAQLEYLMWWGKGSFTPALVTTSSQADAGVLGRPTTQILFGNETLGDEIQSGVRLNAGVWLDASHNVGLGVRTFGLEGDSANFFATSTGDPVLARPYFNALILDEDARAVALTGVAEGSIRAGYNSSFGGTDVYTRIMMERCRINRVDLVGGYSYFRLADTLAVRSITTARDVVNDGTVFDVRDNFSTSNVFHGGMLGLTGSKARGRWSLDWLTKVSLGSSSQRVRISGSTVTTPLAGVPTTSQSGFLAQPSNIGVYEQNQFVVIPELTANVNYHMNSNWSVGIGYNLIWMSSAATAGPQIDRSIDTLQIIPRPAFNFNTDDYWVMGMNFSLKAEY from the coding sequence ATGAAGACTAATCTTCGCCTCGTCGGTGCCTGTCTGGCTTTGCTCCTGTTGACCGCGACGCAAGTGCCGGCCCAAGAGGTTCGCCAAGCGATGGCCGACACCTTTGACGTGCTCCGTCAAGCGACCTGGTGGAACGACTGGGATGGCTCGTTCAACGAAGCGCCCGCCGAAGACAACTGGTGCGGCGAAGATGGCTGCGGCTGTTGCAACGAATGCAAGCCAATCGATGCCTGGGCTCAACTCGAGTACTTGATGTGGTGGGGCAAAGGCTCCTTTACTCCGGCGCTCGTCACCACCAGCTCACAAGCCGACGCTGGTGTGCTGGGTCGGCCGACAACGCAAATCCTCTTTGGCAACGAAACGCTCGGCGACGAGATTCAATCCGGCGTTCGCTTGAACGCGGGCGTGTGGCTCGATGCCAGTCACAACGTGGGGCTGGGTGTGCGCACCTTTGGCCTCGAAGGTGACTCTGCCAATTTCTTCGCCACTTCGACCGGTGATCCCGTGTTGGCCCGGCCGTATTTCAATGCCCTCATCTTGGACGAAGATGCCCGAGCGGTCGCCTTGACCGGTGTGGCCGAAGGTAGCATCCGCGCCGGCTACAATTCGTCGTTCGGCGGGACCGATGTCTACACTCGCATCATGATGGAACGTTGCCGGATCAACCGCGTCGATCTCGTGGGCGGCTACTCCTACTTCCGCCTGGCCGATACGCTGGCGGTTCGCAGCATTACCACGGCCCGCGACGTGGTCAACGACGGCACGGTCTTCGATGTTCGCGATAACTTCTCGACGTCGAACGTTTTCCACGGCGGTATGCTCGGCCTTACCGGCAGCAAAGCCCGTGGCCGTTGGTCGCTCGATTGGCTCACCAAGGTTTCGCTTGGTTCTAGCTCGCAACGCGTGAGAATCTCGGGCTCGACGGTCACCACCCCGCTCGCCGGCGTGCCTACGACCAGCCAGAGTGGCTTCCTGGCCCAGCCGAGCAACATCGGCGTCTACGAGCAAAATCAGTTTGTCGTGATTCCGGAGCTGACTGCCAACGTCAACTATCACATGAACAGCAACTGGAGCGTGGGCATCGGTTACAACCTGATCTGGATGTCGTCTGCCGCCACCGCCGGCCCGCAGATCGACCGCTCGATCGACACCTTGCAAATCATTCCCCGCCCAGCCTTCAACTTCAACACCGACGATTACTGGGTGATGGGTATGAACTTCTCCTTGAAGGCTGAGTACTAA
- a CDS encoding transposase, producing MWNLPAPPGFIGFDEQKPMRFYRRHLPHWRQEGVTYFVTFRLADSLPQNKLNELASSQRELKHRSNEFKKSEENFARQVLVGIENWLDEGHGSCMLRERWAATEVERCLLHQDGKQFELGAFVVMPNHVHVLARPYSDAEFPLERLVQGWKTFSTLAIHKQQETTGAFWQEESFDRIVRDEEHLYRCLQYIGGNAARAGIAPDVCLRYVRKEWRNCGWNFLD from the coding sequence ATGTGGAACCTGCCGGCGCCACCTGGTTTCATTGGCTTTGACGAGCAGAAGCCGATGCGGTTCTATCGCCGGCATTTGCCGCATTGGCGGCAAGAAGGAGTAACGTACTTTGTTACGTTCCGCCTCGCCGATTCGCTGCCACAGAACAAGTTGAATGAGCTTGCGTCGAGTCAGCGAGAACTGAAGCACCGCAGCAACGAGTTCAAAAAATCCGAAGAGAACTTCGCTCGGCAGGTTCTGGTGGGTATCGAGAATTGGCTCGACGAAGGTCACGGCAGCTGCATGCTGCGCGAGCGCTGGGCAGCAACCGAAGTGGAGCGTTGCCTACTTCATCAGGATGGTAAGCAATTCGAACTCGGGGCGTTTGTGGTCATGCCCAACCACGTTCACGTGTTGGCAAGGCCCTACTCTGATGCCGAGTTTCCCTTAGAGAGACTCGTTCAAGGCTGGAAAACATTTTCCACACTCGCCATTCACAAACAGCAGGAGACCACGGGGGCTTTTTGGCAGGAAGAATCGTTTGACCGAATCGTGCGCGATGAAGAGCATCTCTATCGATGCTTGCAATACATCGGTGGCAATGCAGCACGAGCGGGAATAGCCCCCGATGTCTGCCTTCGCTACGTCCGCAAAGAATGGCGCAACTGCGGTTGGAATTTCTTGGACTAA
- a CDS encoding alpha/beta hydrolase produces the protein MNRLTSLLSPVPFTSKRKQTANSQQKLVALPRAISRLPQAGAANTQTEIQTFTPLHYEPNYSYPLLVWLHDDGGEARDLQRVMPLISVRNYVGVSIAGESLGARRGSGWSQSAEGIVAAENKLADALELATNKFRIHADRIFLAGNGVGGTLATRLALRNPERFAGALSIGGAFPSGQSPLSMLAAARRLPLFIAHCRDSERYPIERLCEELKLFHTAGMSAAIRQYPCGDEVTTQMLHDMDVWLMERVTGCVCEPTPAPIGEDWN, from the coding sequence ATGAATCGCCTCACCAGTCTGCTCTCGCCGGTTCCTTTCACTTCGAAACGAAAGCAAACTGCGAACTCGCAGCAAAAACTGGTGGCTCTGCCCCGAGCCATTTCGCGGCTGCCCCAAGCTGGCGCTGCGAACACGCAAACTGAAATTCAAACCTTCACTCCACTCCACTACGAACCCAACTACAGCTATCCGCTGCTCGTTTGGCTGCACGACGACGGCGGCGAAGCTCGCGACCTGCAACGTGTCATGCCGTTGATTAGTGTGCGAAATTATGTCGGCGTATCGATCGCCGGCGAATCGTTGGGGGCCCGCCGCGGTTCGGGTTGGTCGCAATCAGCCGAAGGTATCGTTGCTGCCGAAAATAAATTGGCCGACGCCCTCGAACTCGCCACGAACAAATTCCGCATTCACGCCGACCGCATCTTCCTCGCCGGCAACGGCGTGGGTGGCACGCTCGCCACGCGGCTCGCCCTTCGCAATCCCGAACGCTTCGCCGGCGCACTCTCGATCGGCGGTGCATTCCCCAGCGGTCAATCGCCCCTGTCGATGCTCGCCGCAGCTCGTCGCTTGCCGCTGTTCATCGCACACTGCCGCGACTCGGAACGTTATCCGATTGAACGTCTCTGCGAAGAACTCAAGCTCTTCCACACGGCTGGCATGAGCGCCGCCATTCGCCAATATCCGTGCGGCGACGAAGTCACCACGCAAATGTTGCACGATATGGACGTGTGGTTGATGGAACGCGTTACCGGTTGCGTCTGTGAACCAACTCCCGCCCCCATCGGCGAAGACTGGAACTAA
- a CDS encoding PQQ-dependent sugar dehydrogenase → MCRAFLSLAICLAVAAPIVAQQPLTKNWTTSKITGSPQPPSPFVSERIFPSLSFNEPCELVAVPGTNRMLVIEVKGKLYTFENKPADENLQPELFADVTQLDPQFFRVYGIAFHPKFGDPKFPDQRYCYISYVLNGRTPQGTRVSRFKVTDADPPTIDLTSEQIIITWLGGGHNGGHLQFGPDGMLYISTGDGGESFPADGNNTGQDISDLLASILRIDVDRTDGYKLYRIPADNPFVGQAKARGEVWAYGLRNPWKMCFNPADGSLWVGDVGWELWEMIYRVERGGNYGWSLTEGKQPVHRERARGPSPILPPTVEHDHTEARSITGGYFSQTGRLPELRDTYIYGDYVTGKIWGVKWAEGAVTKKEELVDTTLAIVSFGLDQNGDVLILDYGGTLHRLKENPRRNQNANFPTKLSETGLFADVKNDMPATGVIPYEINAEPWADGTTAKRFVALPGGAQLTTYEKTDVQVGLIKGEFQFPTDGVLAKTIYLETEKGKPSSRRRVETQVLHYDVDTWKAYNYIWNDEQTDATLAPDVSSDRAFSIKDAQAEGGQRQQTWHHASRTECILCHTTRAASIHGFRYPQLKNLSSLTSLEIFAEPPPEKIDTYPAIDDQSKTLDQRARAYLHINCAHCHRRGGGGSASFDVQYEIPFDKTRLVTRPTQGTFNLPAAHVVTPGDPYRSVLYYRMAKLGHGRMPQFGSQVVDTVGLKLIHDWIASLPPEKGVTNPPPLPTSPDLNVPVQALQVISQPAVSKNLIDAGIAHQDPLIRDLFERYIPEEKRAKRLGTSVQSADILALKGDAVRGRDLFANSKGVQCRNCHRIGDIGKAVGPDLTQVGKKLDRAKLIESILEPSKTIDPQYATHLIETTDGRVISGLLVRKTVLVTTLKTADGNEVTVPNREIEQAVTQQRSLMPELLLQEMTAPQVADLLEYLQSLK, encoded by the coding sequence ATGTGCCGCGCGTTTCTCTCCCTCGCCATTTGCCTGGCCGTCGCTGCGCCGATCGTTGCCCAACAGCCGCTGACAAAAAACTGGACCACCTCGAAGATCACCGGCAGTCCACAGCCACCTTCGCCGTTTGTGAGCGAACGGATTTTCCCCTCGCTGTCGTTCAATGAACCGTGCGAGCTCGTCGCCGTCCCCGGCACGAATCGAATGCTCGTCATCGAGGTAAAGGGGAAGCTCTACACCTTCGAGAACAAACCAGCCGACGAAAATCTGCAGCCAGAATTGTTTGCCGATGTGACGCAGCTCGATCCACAGTTCTTTCGCGTGTACGGCATCGCCTTTCATCCCAAGTTCGGCGATCCAAAGTTTCCCGATCAGCGCTATTGTTACATCTCGTACGTGCTCAACGGCCGCACGCCACAGGGCACGCGAGTGTCACGGTTCAAGGTCACCGACGCCGATCCACCGACAATCGATCTCACGAGCGAGCAGATCATCATCACGTGGCTCGGTGGCGGCCATAACGGCGGCCATTTGCAGTTCGGCCCCGACGGCATGCTCTATATTTCGACCGGCGATGGCGGCGAGAGTTTTCCCGCCGATGGCAATAACACGGGGCAGGATATCAGCGATCTGCTTGCTTCGATCTTGCGGATCGACGTCGATCGCACCGACGGCTACAAGCTCTATCGCATTCCCGCCGACAACCCGTTCGTCGGTCAGGCCAAAGCCCGCGGTGAAGTGTGGGCCTATGGCCTGCGGAATCCCTGGAAAATGTGTTTCAATCCCGCCGACGGCTCGCTGTGGGTTGGCGATGTCGGCTGGGAGTTGTGGGAGATGATTTACCGCGTCGAGCGCGGCGGCAACTACGGCTGGAGTCTCACCGAAGGAAAACAACCCGTTCATCGCGAGCGTGCCCGCGGGCCATCGCCGATCTTGCCGCCGACGGTCGAGCACGATCATACGGAAGCGAGGAGCATCACCGGCGGCTATTTCTCCCAGACCGGTCGATTGCCCGAGCTGCGCGATACATATATCTATGGCGACTACGTCACGGGAAAAATCTGGGGCGTGAAGTGGGCCGAAGGAGCGGTCACAAAAAAGGAAGAGCTCGTCGACACCACGCTCGCCATCGTCAGCTTTGGCCTCGATCAAAACGGCGACGTGCTGATTCTCGACTACGGCGGCACGTTGCATCGGCTGAAAGAAAATCCCCGCCGCAATCAGAATGCAAACTTTCCCACGAAGCTCAGCGAGACCGGGCTCTTTGCCGACGTAAAAAACGACATGCCGGCGACCGGAGTCATTCCCTACGAGATCAACGCTGAGCCTTGGGCTGACGGCACGACGGCGAAACGGTTTGTCGCGCTTCCTGGCGGCGCGCAACTCACGACTTATGAGAAGACTGACGTGCAAGTCGGTTTGATCAAAGGCGAGTTTCAGTTTCCCACCGACGGCGTGCTCGCCAAGACTATTTATCTGGAGACCGAAAAGGGAAAGCCCTCGTCGCGTCGCCGAGTGGAGACGCAAGTGCTGCACTACGATGTCGATACGTGGAAAGCTTACAACTACATCTGGAATGACGAACAAACTGACGCAACGCTCGCACCCGATGTGAGCAGTGACCGGGCTTTTTCGATCAAAGACGCTCAAGCCGAGGGTGGCCAGCGGCAGCAAACCTGGCATCATGCGAGCCGCACGGAGTGCATCCTCTGCCACACAACACGGGCTGCTTCGATCCACGGCTTTCGCTATCCGCAGCTGAAGAATCTTTCTTCGCTGACGAGCCTGGAAATCTTCGCCGAGCCGCCGCCGGAAAAGATCGACACGTATCCTGCGATCGACGATCAAAGCAAAACGCTTGATCAACGCGCGCGTGCCTATCTGCACATCAACTGTGCTCACTGCCATCGCCGCGGCGGCGGCGGATCGGCGTCGTTCGATGTGCAGTACGAGATCCCGTTCGACAAGACGCGGCTCGTCACCAGGCCGACGCAAGGAACCTTCAATCTTCCCGCCGCGCACGTCGTTACGCCCGGCGATCCCTATCGCAGCGTCCTGTATTACCGCATGGCGAAGCTTGGTCACGGACGAATGCCGCAGTTTGGGTCGCAGGTGGTCGATACTGTGGGGCTGAAGCTGATCCACGATTGGATTGCCTCGCTACCGCCGGAAAAGGGCGTCACGAACCCCCCGCCGCTGCCAACCTCACCCGATTTAAACGTGCCGGTTCAAGCGCTGCAGGTGATCTCACAGCCAGCGGTGAGCAAGAACCTGATCGACGCCGGCATCGCTCATCAGGATCCACTCATTCGCGACCTGTTCGAACGCTACATCCCCGAAGAGAAACGAGCCAAACGCCTCGGCACTTCCGTTCAATCCGCCGATATTCTCGCGCTCAAAGGCGACGCCGTTCGCGGCCGTGACCTCTTCGCAAATTCCAAGGGCGTCCAATGCCGCAACTGCCATCGCATCGGCGACATTGGCAAAGCCGTCGGCCCCGATCTGACGCAGGTCGGCAAAAAGCTCGATCGCGCGAAATTGATCGAGAGTATTTTGGAACCTTCGAAGACGATCGATCCGCAGTACGCAACGCACCTCATCGAAACCACCGACGGCCGAGTGATCAGCGGTTTGCTGGTGCGCAAGACCGTGCTTGTCACCACGCTGAAAACCGCCGACGGCAACGAAGTGACCGTGCCGAATCGCGAGATTGAACAAGCTGTTACGCAGCAACGTTCACTCATGCCAGAACTGCTGCTGCAGGAGATGACTGCGCCACAAGTGGCCGATCTTTTGGAGTATTTGCAGTCGTTGAAATGA